Proteins from one Hyalangium ruber genomic window:
- a CDS encoding CgeB family protein, translating into MKLVIFGLTVSSSWSNGHATLWRGLISALVAKGYRVVFFEQDLPFYSPRRDLTELPQGGELVLYSSWQEVLPRARRELAGADVGLVTSYCPDGVAASRLVLDSNVPVRCFYDLDTPHTLERVQRGERVEYLLPNGLGAFDLVLSYTGGRSLTALREVLGARHVAPLYGSVDPGMYYPVPPKQVYWSDFSYLGPHEEALERFFLEPARRLPRRRFVLGGERYPTDFAWPPNLFLVQHLPPTEHPAFYSSSLLTLNVTRGPMAELGYCPSGRLFESAACGTPVLSDSWEGLGTFFRIGEEILVARSTEEALEAISLPAEQLMRIGRAARERALTEHTSDHRAEELVRLLEAAHSPYTRPPRRPEPPSPQAGAFSART; encoded by the coding sequence ATGAAGCTCGTCATCTTCGGTCTCACGGTCAGCTCTTCGTGGAGCAACGGCCACGCCACGCTCTGGCGTGGGCTCATCTCCGCGCTGGTGGCGAAGGGCTACCGGGTCGTCTTCTTCGAGCAGGACCTGCCCTTCTACTCCCCGCGCCGGGACCTGACGGAGCTGCCGCAGGGTGGAGAGCTGGTGCTCTACTCCTCGTGGCAGGAGGTGTTGCCCCGCGCCCGTCGGGAGCTGGCGGGCGCGGACGTGGGGCTGGTGACGTCCTACTGCCCGGATGGCGTGGCCGCCTCGCGGCTGGTGCTGGACTCGAACGTGCCGGTCCGCTGCTTCTATGACCTGGACACGCCCCACACCCTGGAGCGCGTCCAGCGAGGCGAGCGTGTGGAGTACCTGCTTCCGAACGGGCTGGGCGCCTTCGACCTGGTGCTGAGCTACACGGGAGGCCGTTCGCTCACGGCGTTGCGGGAAGTGCTGGGCGCGCGCCACGTGGCGCCCCTCTACGGGAGCGTGGACCCGGGCATGTACTATCCGGTGCCGCCCAAGCAGGTCTACTGGTCGGACTTCTCGTACCTGGGCCCTCACGAGGAGGCGCTGGAGCGCTTCTTCCTGGAGCCCGCGCGGCGGCTCCCCCGGCGGCGCTTCGTCCTCGGAGGAGAGCGCTACCCGACGGACTTCGCCTGGCCGCCCAACCTCTTCCTCGTCCAGCACCTGCCCCCCACCGAGCACCCGGCCTTCTACAGCTCCTCGCTGCTCACGCTGAACGTGACGCGCGGCCCCATGGCGGAGCTGGGCTACTGCCCCTCGGGGCGCCTCTTCGAATCGGCCGCGTGCGGTACCCCCGTGCTCAGCGACAGCTGGGAGGGCCTGGGGACGTTCTTCCGCATCGGCGAAGAAATCCTCGTGGCCCGCAGCACGGAAGAGGCCCTCGAGGCCATCTCCCTGCCAGCGGAGCAGCTGATGCGCATCGGCCGGGCCGCCCGGGAGCGGGCCCTCACCGAGCACACATCGGATCACCGCGCCGAGGAGCTGGTCCGGCTGCTGGAGGCCGCTCACTCCCCCTACACCCGTCCGCCCCGGCGCCCCGAGCCCCCCTCCCCACAGGCGGGCGCCTTCAGCGCAAGGACCTGA
- a CDS encoding protein kinase domain-containing protein: MGPYRLSARIATGGMAEVYLARRIDEDGRRGPSVAVKRLLPHLINDRRIVQMFLNEARITAQVRHPHVVSILELGMAESEPFIAMELLEGRSFAEVRQEAAERARRVPLGVTLRVLVDACRGLDAAHRAVDEAGRPLRIVHRDFTPDNIHVGVNGSIKVIDFGIAKAESLGSGTEPGTLKGKFFYMSPEMIVGQTVDHRADIFAAGVMLYEQLCGRRPFTGLNPEEVLSRIAEGRPRPPTDFDPSVPLALEHICLTALHRQPSARFETLQMFIDAIESVGGPAEVATPEQVAAYVESLFPLDRDPKRQALQRARSADPSDSGSEPIRPLVDLARIAAAQAASSATVSVPPPPAPLAPVASAPPSLPPEPATRPATPSAKARTPSTEARSRGPGRALLLAGVLLLALGAGVTFLLLRPSMPPAERLTTAEASSTREARTSALKGLGEDPRSTAQELARAGALLMDVGAHDAALELAEAFTRRFPREVESHLLAARAATETRMGKRAERAIEEASALAPGDVRPMLALAELRERQGDVSGAAAALSKAYEKRPKDTRIAPRYGRLLSLSGKLDEAAEVLGAWTKDNNDAEALAELAFVRYRQERMDDAAALLKRALRKAPKLAVAHYYLGAVLFHQGDSTGAERAYREADQLAPQDPRALAARCQLHARKGNAAAVAEIRRELASRFPDRSEALAAECQARD; the protein is encoded by the coding sequence ATGGGCCCTTACCGCCTGAGCGCGCGCATCGCGACAGGTGGCATGGCGGAGGTGTACCTCGCCCGCCGCATCGATGAGGACGGGCGGCGCGGCCCCTCCGTGGCGGTGAAGCGGCTGTTGCCCCACCTCATCAATGACCGGCGCATCGTCCAGATGTTCCTCAATGAGGCGCGCATCACCGCCCAGGTGCGTCACCCTCACGTCGTCTCCATCCTCGAGCTGGGGATGGCCGAGAGCGAGCCCTTCATCGCGATGGAGCTGCTGGAGGGCCGCTCGTTCGCGGAGGTGCGCCAGGAGGCCGCCGAGCGCGCCCGCCGCGTGCCCCTGGGCGTCACGTTGCGCGTGCTGGTGGATGCGTGCCGGGGGTTGGACGCCGCCCACCGAGCCGTGGACGAGGCGGGCCGCCCGCTGCGCATCGTCCACCGCGACTTCACCCCGGACAACATCCACGTCGGCGTCAACGGCTCCATCAAGGTCATCGACTTCGGCATCGCCAAGGCCGAGTCGCTCGGCTCCGGCACCGAGCCCGGCACCCTCAAGGGCAAGTTCTTCTACATGTCGCCGGAGATGATCGTCGGACAGACGGTGGACCACCGCGCCGACATCTTCGCCGCGGGGGTGATGCTCTACGAGCAGCTCTGTGGCCGCCGCCCCTTCACCGGCCTCAACCCCGAGGAGGTGCTCTCACGCATCGCCGAGGGCCGCCCCCGCCCGCCCACCGACTTCGACCCCTCGGTGCCCCTCGCCCTGGAGCACATCTGCCTCACCGCGCTCCACCGCCAGCCGTCGGCGCGCTTCGAGACGCTGCAGATGTTCATCGACGCCATCGAGAGCGTGGGCGGCCCCGCCGAGGTCGCCACTCCCGAGCAGGTGGCCGCCTACGTCGAGTCGCTCTTCCCGCTGGACCGGGACCCCAAGCGGCAGGCGCTGCAGCGCGCCCGCTCCGCCGACCCTTCGGACTCGGGCTCCGAGCCGATTCGGCCCCTGGTGGACCTCGCTCGGATCGCCGCCGCCCAGGCCGCCAGCTCCGCCACGGTGTCGGTGCCGCCTCCGCCCGCGCCGCTGGCGCCCGTGGCCTCCGCGCCCCCCTCGCTCCCTCCGGAGCCCGCCACCCGGCCCGCCACGCCCTCCGCCAAGGCGCGCACTCCCTCCACCGAGGCGCGCTCTCGTGGCCCGGGGCGCGCGCTGCTCCTGGCCGGGGTGCTGCTGCTCGCGCTCGGCGCGGGCGTGACCTTCCTGCTGCTGCGCCCCAGCATGCCTCCGGCCGAGCGGCTCACCACCGCCGAGGCCTCCTCCACCCGCGAGGCGCGGACCTCCGCCCTGAAGGGGTTGGGCGAGGACCCTCGCTCCACCGCCCAGGAGCTGGCGCGGGCCGGGGCGCTGCTCATGGACGTGGGCGCGCATGACGCGGCGCTCGAGCTGGCGGAGGCCTTCACCCGGCGCTTCCCTCGAGAGGTGGAGTCGCACCTGCTGGCCGCGCGGGCCGCGACCGAGACCCGCATGGGCAAGCGGGCCGAGCGCGCCATCGAGGAGGCCTCCGCGCTGGCCCCCGGAGATGTGCGTCCCATGCTCGCCCTCGCCGAGCTGCGCGAGCGCCAGGGGGATGTGTCCGGCGCGGCGGCGGCGCTCTCCAAGGCCTACGAGAAGCGCCCCAAGGACACCCGGATCGCCCCGCGCTACGGGCGGCTGCTGTCCCTGAGCGGCAAGCTGGACGAGGCGGCCGAGGTGCTCGGCGCCTGGACCAAGGACAACAATGACGCGGAGGCCCTCGCCGAGCTGGCCTTCGTGCGCTACCGCCAGGAGCGCATGGACGACGCGGCGGCGCTGCTCAAGCGCGCGCTGCGCAAGGCCCCCAAGCTCGCCGTGGCGCACTACTACCTGGGCGCCGTCCTGTTCCACCAGGGAGACAGCACGGGCGCCGAGCGCGCCTACCGCGAGGCGGATCAGCTCGCGCCCCAGGATCCGCGTGCCCTCGCCGCGCGCTGCCAGCTCCATGCCCGAAAGGGCAACGCGGCTGCCGTGGCCGAAATCCGACGGGAGCTGGCCTCCCGCTTCCCGGACCGCTCCGAAGCGCTGGCGGCGGAGTGCCAGGCGCGCGATTAA
- a CDS encoding Uma2 family endonuclease: MSDRPPRREATYEDLEAVPSNFVGEIVGGELYVSPRPRPRHARAAFRLSGALRPFDRNLEGEGPGGWVLLFEPELHLSGEALVPDLAGWRRERLPELPDTAAMTLAPDWVCEVLSPSTEALDRVQKMASYAREGVKHLWLVDPRPHVLEVYRLEDGQWTRTGAHLGDVTVQAEPFAQLALELGALWER, translated from the coding sequence ATGAGCGACAGGCCGCCACGGCGTGAGGCCACATACGAAGATCTGGAGGCGGTTCCCTCCAACTTCGTGGGGGAGATCGTCGGGGGCGAGCTCTATGTGAGTCCCCGACCGAGGCCCCGGCATGCCCGAGCGGCCTTCCGACTGAGCGGAGCGCTGCGGCCGTTCGACCGGAATCTGGAGGGGGAGGGCCCTGGCGGCTGGGTGCTCCTGTTCGAGCCCGAACTGCACCTGAGTGGCGAGGCGCTGGTGCCAGACCTGGCCGGGTGGCGGCGCGAACGCCTGCCGGAGCTGCCCGATACCGCCGCGATGACGCTGGCACCCGATTGGGTCTGTGAGGTGCTATCGCCCTCCACGGAGGCGTTGGATCGCGTCCAGAAGATGGCTTCGTACGCACGCGAGGGCGTGAAGCACCTGTGGCTGGTGGACCCACGGCCTCATGTGCTGGAGGTGTACCGCCTGGAGGATGGCCAGTGGACTCGGACCGGCGCGCACCTGGGCGACGTCACGGTGCAGGCCGAGCCGTTCGCCCAGCTCGCCCTGGAACTGGGCGCGCTCTGGGAGCGCTGA
- a CDS encoding helix-turn-helix transcriptional regulator: MSDRKPFREGIVRFLQSQGLQHITEYDSGAELVRDLRSVVTRLVLIDMEHRSEAPFSLLLEVRRHAPGCTAMILGATLPSAAANSDGDAATPERGVLGVDPQMLMAVAQLAQANAEPGTLQAQEPQRQRWSTLTPRQREVLGYLSTGSDNLKIAAHLGISERAVKAHVSALLSLFSAENRTELAVLACRAGMRPPHRSQPTPPPLPQPRLA, from the coding sequence TTGTCGGACCGAAAGCCGTTTCGAGAAGGCATCGTCCGTTTCCTGCAGTCCCAAGGGCTTCAGCACATCACCGAGTACGACTCGGGGGCGGAGCTGGTGCGAGACCTGCGCAGCGTGGTGACGCGGCTGGTGCTCATCGACATGGAGCATCGCTCGGAGGCGCCCTTCTCCCTGCTGCTGGAGGTGCGCCGCCACGCGCCTGGCTGCACGGCCATGATTCTGGGAGCGACGCTGCCGAGCGCGGCGGCCAACAGCGACGGTGACGCCGCCACTCCGGAGCGCGGGGTGCTCGGAGTCGATCCGCAGATGCTCATGGCGGTGGCGCAGCTGGCCCAGGCGAACGCCGAGCCTGGCACGCTTCAGGCCCAGGAGCCCCAGCGCCAGCGCTGGTCCACCCTGACGCCCCGGCAACGCGAGGTGCTGGGCTACCTCTCCACCGGCTCGGACAACCTGAAGATCGCCGCCCACCTGGGCATCTCCGAGCGGGCCGTGAAGGCGCACGTCTCCGCCCTGCTCTCGCTCTTCAGCGCGGAGAACCGCACGGAGCTGGCGGTCCTCGCCTGCCGGGCCGGGATGCGGCCTCCCCACCGCAGCCAGCCGACTCCGCCTCCCTTGCCCCAGCCCCGCCTCGCCTGA
- a CDS encoding CgeB family protein: protein MRVVLFCHSLLSDWNHGNAHFLRGVVTELCARGHEVRVYEPGDAWSMRNLLAEPRAKEALDAVRFTYPRVRPLRYDPRTLHLEGAVEGADLVIVHEWCTPELVQRLGQLRAQGGRFRLLFHDTHHRSVTAPHELASYDLNPYDGVLAFGEVIRQLYVSKGWARRAWTWHEAADTRVFRPMPGTERSEDLVWIGNWGDDERTAELHEYLLKPVEALKLKATVYGVRYPESAREALAEAGISYTGWLPNHEAPEAFARAKVTVHVPRRPYVRALPGIPTIRPFEALACGIPLVSAPWWDAEGLFRPGMDFLVARTGEEMKRMLAELLADEAMRREFALRGLRTVLARHTCAHRVEELLIICRELGLETRPAQPMTQERVTA from the coding sequence ATGAGAGTCGTCCTCTTCTGTCATTCGCTGCTGTCGGACTGGAACCACGGCAACGCCCACTTCCTGCGGGGTGTCGTCACGGAACTCTGCGCGCGGGGGCATGAGGTCCGTGTCTACGAGCCCGGGGATGCCTGGAGCATGCGCAACCTCCTGGCCGAGCCCCGGGCGAAGGAGGCGCTGGACGCGGTGCGCTTCACCTACCCGCGCGTGCGCCCGCTCCGGTACGACCCGCGCACGCTCCACCTGGAGGGCGCCGTCGAGGGCGCCGACCTGGTCATCGTCCACGAGTGGTGTACGCCGGAGCTGGTCCAGCGCCTGGGCCAGTTGCGCGCACAGGGCGGCCGCTTCCGGCTCCTGTTCCATGACACCCACCACCGCAGCGTCACCGCGCCGCACGAGCTGGCCAGCTACGACCTGAACCCCTACGACGGCGTGCTCGCCTTCGGAGAGGTCATCCGCCAGCTCTACGTCTCCAAGGGCTGGGCGCGCCGCGCCTGGACGTGGCACGAGGCGGCCGACACGCGTGTCTTCCGCCCCATGCCGGGCACCGAGCGGAGTGAGGACCTCGTCTGGATTGGCAACTGGGGAGACGACGAGCGCACCGCCGAGCTGCATGAATACCTCCTGAAGCCGGTGGAGGCGCTGAAGCTGAAGGCCACGGTTTACGGCGTGCGCTACCCGGAGTCGGCGCGCGAGGCGCTGGCGGAGGCGGGCATCTCCTACACGGGCTGGCTGCCCAACCACGAGGCGCCCGAGGCCTTCGCCCGAGCGAAGGTGACGGTGCATGTGCCACGCAGGCCCTATGTCCGGGCGCTGCCGGGCATCCCCACCATCCGCCCCTTCGAGGCGCTGGCGTGCGGCATCCCCCTGGTGAGCGCGCCCTGGTGGGACGCGGAGGGCCTCTTCCGGCCAGGAATGGACTTCCTCGTCGCCCGCACGGGCGAGGAGATGAAGCGCATGCTCGCGGAGCTGCTCGCGGACGAGGCCATGCGCCGCGAGTTCGCCCTGCGGGGCCTGCGCACGGTGCTGGCGCGCCACACCTGCGCCCACCGCGTGGAGGAGCTCCTCATCATCTGCCGCGAGCTGGGCCTGGAGACCCGGCCGGCGCAGCCGATGACTCAGGAGCGGGTCACCGCCTGA
- a CDS encoding DUF4202 family protein translates to MLRQLWVTELDAVRPGAWEAWTLLSTEFPTVAVLPPASDEGAEVVRLDVEEWRSPDFDPLTWDPRVFSAEGAPVLALHLEGARGAELAMAALEILTRYQALVGRRNRASSTPLFERILKKHRELHDMRKPLVRSDYLHALDAWQWVLRLEPGAELSVQVAALFHDVERLLSEPDFRVEHHATDYQAFKDAHAERGAELTRALLSEMAVDAATRERVRWLVTRHERPGEDEGLALLNDADALSFFSLNASGFARYFTPEHTRRKVAYTLARLRPQHHARLEWMRLAPEVRLLLDDQLQELRSPFQEGVA, encoded by the coding sequence ATGCTGCGCCAGCTGTGGGTCACCGAGCTTGATGCCGTGCGTCCGGGCGCGTGGGAGGCCTGGACGCTCCTCTCGACGGAGTTCCCCACGGTGGCGGTGTTGCCGCCGGCCTCCGATGAGGGCGCCGAGGTGGTGCGCCTGGATGTCGAGGAGTGGCGCTCGCCGGACTTCGATCCCCTTACGTGGGATCCGCGCGTCTTCTCGGCGGAAGGGGCGCCGGTGCTCGCGCTGCACCTGGAGGGCGCGCGGGGGGCGGAGCTCGCCATGGCGGCGCTGGAGATCCTCACGCGCTACCAGGCGCTGGTGGGCCGGCGCAACCGGGCCTCCTCGACGCCGTTGTTCGAGCGCATCCTCAAGAAGCACCGGGAGCTGCACGACATGCGCAAGCCCCTGGTCCGCTCCGACTACCTGCACGCGCTGGACGCGTGGCAGTGGGTGCTGCGGCTGGAGCCGGGGGCGGAGCTGAGCGTGCAGGTGGCGGCGCTCTTCCATGACGTGGAGCGGCTGCTCTCGGAGCCCGACTTCCGGGTGGAGCATCACGCCACCGACTACCAGGCCTTCAAGGACGCCCACGCCGAGCGCGGCGCGGAGCTGACGCGCGCGCTGCTCTCGGAGATGGCGGTGGACGCGGCCACGCGCGAGCGGGTGCGCTGGCTCGTCACCCGCCACGAGCGGCCCGGCGAGGATGAGGGGCTGGCGCTGCTCAACGACGCGGACGCCCTCTCCTTCTTCTCGCTCAACGCCTCGGGCTTCGCCCGCTACTTCACCCCCGAGCACACCCGCCGCAAGGTGGCCTATACGCTCGCCCGCCTCCGTCCCCAGCACCACGCGCGGCTGGAGTGGATGCGCCTGGCGCCGGAGGTGCGGCTCCTGCTCGACGACCAGTTGCAGGAGCTGCGCTCGCCCTTTCAGGAGGGCGTCGCATGA
- a CDS encoding peroxiredoxin has translation MLLPILVTGFFSGAVPQVGDTAPDFTVTDTDGKTYTLSEMVKQGPVIVAFFPKAFTPGUTRELSAYRDRYADIEKLNGQVLAVSMDDAVTLKKFKESLKAPFAFIPDPEGKVVKSFDVKTPVVSFAQRYTFVIGEGRKILKVESGKDAIDPEGAIVACPLRRPEKKPDAGTP, from the coding sequence ATGCTCCTTCCCATATTGGTGACGGGCTTCTTTTCGGGAGCCGTCCCGCAAGTTGGTGACACGGCGCCGGACTTCACGGTGACGGACACTGACGGCAAGACGTACACGTTGTCGGAGATGGTGAAGCAGGGCCCGGTCATCGTGGCCTTCTTCCCCAAGGCGTTCACACCTGGTTGAACGCGCGAGCTCTCGGCGTACCGGGACCGGTACGCGGACATCGAGAAGCTCAACGGCCAGGTCCTGGCCGTCTCCATGGATGACGCGGTGACGTTGAAGAAGTTCAAGGAATCGTTGAAGGCGCCGTTCGCCTTCATCCCCGACCCGGAAGGCAAGGTGGTGAAGTCGTTCGACGTGAAGACACCGGTGGTGTCCTTCGCCCAGCGCTACACGTTCGTGATTGGCGAGGGTCGGAAGATCCTCAAGGTGGAGTCCGGCAAGGACGCCATCGATCCGGAAGGAGCCATCGTGGCGTGTCCGCTGCGCAGGCCGGAGAAGAAGCCGGACGCGGGGACGCCGTAA
- a CDS encoding amidohydrolase family protein codes for MGTVLKGGNVVELEPAVVERVDLRIEGERIVARGPDLRPGPEDEVVALSGKLVFPGLVSAHHRLHMSLGRGMPEPKLDSYQEVLEKVRWRYEGALDGDAVQVAACAGGLEALQCGTTTLFDWHSSPKAISGSLVRVARGLHEVGVRGVLSYAVTDRMGAVGREEGLEETVGFARKAKGRFRGQVGAGPTFTLGNDALEGLKEALASTNTGLHLPLAEDPLDEKLSVERHGAAPVSRLMDNGLLSPKSLMAHAGHLAWADLAQVISTGAWLVHTPRSNQRLEVGYAPALKFGARATLGADWLCADLFAEAQAAYLRSQEAGQPIDVLRYLANGHRLATQAFDTPVGPLREGALADLLILDYLPATPLSAENLAWHVVFGLGSRHVEAVMVEGTWRLWARRPLSVNPTVVADQAREAASAVWARMAGG; via the coding sequence TTGGGCACCGTCCTCAAGGGTGGAAATGTCGTCGAGCTGGAGCCGGCCGTCGTCGAGCGCGTGGACCTGCGCATCGAGGGCGAGCGCATCGTCGCGCGCGGGCCGGATCTGCGGCCCGGGCCGGAGGACGAGGTGGTGGCCCTGTCGGGCAAGCTCGTCTTCCCGGGCCTGGTGAGCGCGCACCACCGGCTGCACATGTCGCTGGGCCGGGGCATGCCCGAGCCGAAGCTGGACAGCTACCAGGAGGTGCTGGAGAAGGTGCGCTGGCGCTACGAGGGCGCGCTGGACGGGGACGCGGTGCAGGTGGCCGCCTGCGCGGGAGGCCTCGAGGCGCTGCAATGCGGCACCACCACGCTGTTCGACTGGCACTCCTCGCCCAAGGCCATCTCCGGCTCGCTGGTACGGGTCGCGCGCGGGCTGCACGAGGTGGGGGTGCGCGGGGTGCTCTCCTACGCGGTGACGGACCGGATGGGGGCGGTGGGGCGCGAGGAAGGGCTGGAGGAGACGGTGGGCTTTGCCCGCAAGGCCAAGGGGCGCTTCCGGGGCCAGGTGGGCGCCGGGCCGACCTTCACCCTGGGCAATGACGCGCTGGAGGGGCTGAAGGAGGCGCTGGCCTCCACCAACACGGGGCTGCACCTGCCGCTGGCGGAGGATCCGCTGGACGAGAAGCTCTCGGTGGAGCGCCACGGGGCGGCGCCGGTGTCGCGGTTGATGGACAACGGCCTGCTGTCGCCCAAGAGCCTGATGGCGCACGCGGGGCACCTGGCGTGGGCGGACCTGGCGCAGGTCATCAGCACGGGCGCGTGGCTGGTCCACACGCCGCGCTCCAACCAGCGGCTCGAGGTGGGGTACGCGCCGGCGCTGAAGTTCGGCGCGCGGGCGACGCTGGGCGCCGACTGGCTGTGCGCGGATCTCTTCGCCGAGGCCCAGGCGGCGTACCTGCGCTCGCAGGAGGCGGGGCAGCCCATCGACGTGCTGCGCTACCTGGCCAATGGCCACCGGCTGGCGACGCAGGCGTTCGACACGCCGGTGGGGCCGTTGCGCGAGGGCGCGCTGGCGGACCTGCTCATCCTGGACTACCTGCCGGCCACGCCGCTTTCGGCGGAGAACCTGGCCTGGCACGTGGTGTTCGGCCTGGGCTCGCGGCACGTGGAGGCGGTGATGGTGGAGGGCACGTGGCGCCTGTGGGCGCGCCGGCCGCTGTCGGTGAACCCGACGGTGGTGGCGGATCAGGCGCGCGAGGCGGCCTCGGCGGTGTGGGCGCGGATGGCGGGCGGCTGA
- a CDS encoding histidine kinase dimerization/phospho-acceptor domain-containing protein, protein MGTITTGGAMHLLEEATTVVDTAERVASELRYPLTALRLSAEGLLRQLQDTQGDPTEIDAAQSLIHSVERMSRMVQTFLEVQASELT, encoded by the coding sequence ATGGGAACGATCACCACGGGAGGTGCGATGCACCTCCTCGAGGAAGCGACGACCGTTGTGGACACCGCGGAGCGCGTCGCCTCCGAGTTGCGCTACCCGCTCACGGCCCTGCGGCTGTCGGCCGAGGGGTTGTTGAGGCAGCTCCAGGACACGCAAGGCGACCCGACAGAGATCGACGCGGCGCAATCCCTCATCCACTCGGTGGAGCGGATGAGCCGCATGGTCCAGACCTTCCTGGAAGTCCAAGCGTCCGAGCTCACCTGA
- a CDS encoding UDP-glucuronic acid decarboxylase family protein has protein sequence MNGKRIVVLGGTGFLGSHLCERLLRDGAEEVISLDNGITGDESNVTRLSELGNILPVRHDITEPIRLLGPVDYVFNLASPASPINYSQLPIETLRVGALGTENGLRLAREKGAVFLQASTSEVYGDPLVHPQREDYWGNVNPIGPRACYDEAKRYGEALVMAYHRAHGVRTRIARIFNTYGPKMRLVDGRVVPAFIGQALRGEDFTVFGDGSQTRSFCYVRDLIDGLVRLALSDVLVPVNLGNPREMTILQLAEAVRTAAGGGGRIVFQPLPREDPKQRRPDISRARLLLGWEPQVSLEEGLAETLAYFRKVLGISAPAGYESTEQGPLLM, from the coding sequence ATGAACGGCAAGCGCATCGTGGTCCTCGGGGGAACGGGCTTCCTCGGCTCTCACCTGTGTGAGCGACTGCTGCGCGATGGCGCCGAAGAGGTCATCAGCCTCGACAACGGCATCACCGGTGACGAAAGCAACGTCACCCGCCTGTCCGAGCTGGGCAACATCCTCCCCGTGCGCCACGACATCACCGAGCCCATCCGCCTGCTGGGGCCGGTGGACTACGTGTTCAACCTGGCCTCGCCCGCCTCGCCCATCAACTATTCCCAGTTGCCCATCGAGACGCTGCGCGTGGGCGCGCTGGGCACGGAGAACGGGCTGCGGCTGGCGCGCGAGAAGGGCGCCGTGTTCCTCCAGGCCTCCACATCGGAGGTGTACGGAGATCCGCTCGTACATCCGCAGCGAGAGGACTATTGGGGAAACGTGAACCCCATCGGCCCGCGCGCCTGCTACGACGAGGCCAAGCGCTACGGCGAGGCCCTCGTCATGGCCTACCACCGCGCGCACGGGGTGCGCACCCGCATCGCCCGCATCTTCAATACCTATGGGCCGAAGATGCGGCTGGTGGACGGCCGCGTGGTGCCCGCCTTCATCGGCCAGGCGCTGCGCGGCGAGGACTTCACCGTGTTCGGCGATGGCTCGCAGACGCGCTCGTTCTGCTACGTGCGGGACCTCATCGATGGGCTGGTGCGGCTGGCCCTCTCGGACGTCCTCGTGCCGGTGAACCTGGGCAACCCGCGCGAGATGACCATCCTCCAGCTCGCCGAGGCGGTGCGCACCGCGGCGGGAGGTGGAGGCCGCATCGTCTTCCAGCCGCTGCCCCGGGAGGACCCCAAGCAGCGCCGCCCGGACATCTCCCGTGCCCGGCTGTTGCTGGGCTGGGAGCCCCAGGTGTCCCTGGAGGAGGGACTCGCGGAGACGCTCGCGTACTTCCGCAAGGTGCTCGGCATCAGCGCTCCAGCCGGGTACGAGAGCACGGAGCAGGGCCCGCTGCTCATGTAG